CACTCAAGTAGGTGGTGTTGGCTTAACACTAACTGCAGCAAGCAGAGTGGTCATCTTTGACCCTAGCTGGAATCCTGCAACTGATGCTCAAGCTGTGGATAGGGTTTACCGAATTggacagaaagaaaatgttgTAGTTTATAGGCTCATCACTTGTGGAACTgtagaggaaaaaatatacagaagacAGGTTTTCAAGGACTCATTAATAAGACAAACTACTGGTGATAAGAAGAACCCTTTCCGATATTTTAGTAAACAAGAATTGAGAGAGCTCTTTACAATTGAGGATTTTCAGAACTCTGCAACCCAGCTGCAGCTTCAGTCTTTGCATGCTGCTCAGAGGAGATCTGATAAGAACCTAGATGAACATATTGCCTTCCTGCACTCTTTGAGGATCGCTGGAATCTCAGACCATGACTTGATGTACACACGTGACCTGTCTGTTAAAGAAGAGCTTGATGTGATCAAAGACTCTCACTATATTCAACAAAGGGTTCAGAAAGCTCAATTCCTTGTTGAATGCGAGTCTCAAAATACAGAGCTCTTAATGGAAAGACAAAAAACGGGGAATGAGGGCATCTGGCTGAGAGAACCTGTATATCAAACAAAGAAGAAACATCCCGAAGTAAATAAACCACAGCCTCAGCCTTCATCTCGTCTACCTATTTATCACACCCAGGAAGAAGAAATCAGTTCTCTAATGGCCAGCGTAATCATTGATGATCTGCCCACAGAGGGTGAGAAAGATCTCTCCAGGACAAAGATGAATGATACCATCCCACAAGATGGTAGGCACCCATGTGTAAGTACATTTGATGATGACTTTGTCACTACTTTACCCAAGGGGTGTGGAGATGTCGAAGAGATTTTCCCTGACTCTTTATCAGGGATGGTGCTACAAAAAGAGGCATCACAAGAGGGGTTTATGCAGGAGTCAGAGCAAGAGAGCCCTCTGGGAAGTTTTAATTATTTACCTAGCAAGTCAGCCAGTGTTGATCTTGGACCAAATCTAGATCAACTAGAGGATGATGAGATTTTACATCACTGCAATCCCTCGCCTGCTAATCCCAAAACAAAGGAATATCAAAGGCGAGAATCGAATGTATCTGTTATTAAAATAGCTGAtgatgacttagcagcagcccacAGTGCACTGCAGGATGCTCAAACAAATGAGGCCAAATTGGAAGAGGAACCTTTAGCCTCTTCAGCACAGTATGCATGTGATTTCAATCTTTTCTTGGAAGACTCTGCAGACAACGGACAAAATCTTTCCAGTCAGTTTTTGGAGcacatggagaaagaaaatagCTTGTGTGGCTCTGCAGCTAATTCCAGAGCACAGTCAGTGCGTAGCAAAGCATGTCTCAGTGTGGATCTTTCTGAGGAAGATGATGAGCCAGAAATAGTCAATgtgaaaatcagaagaaaagcCAGACGAATTGATTCAGATGACGAAGGTGAACATACTTTTAAAGATACTTCAAGCACAAATCCATTCAACACATCTCCCTTCCCatttttatctgtaaaacaatTTGATGCCTCAACTCCCAAAAATGACATCAGTCCACCTGGAAGTTTCTTTTCACCTAAAATATCTGAAAGTATAAATAAGTCTGTAAACTCTAGAAGATCCCTGGCTTCTAGGAGGTCTCTTATTAATGTGGTTTTAGACCACGTGGAGGATATGGAGGAAAGACTTGACAACAGCAGTGAAGCAAAGGTTGTTGAAGATTATCTGGAGGAAGGAGCAGAGGAGAGCGGTGACGAAGCCCCAGAGCATACAAAAGAAGATCCTTCCAGAGAAACACTGTCTTCAGAAAATAAATCCAGTCAATTAAGTACATCTAAGCCTGGTGCTCTGGCTCAGGAGACCTCTCCAGGTGACCCTGAGCCTTTGTCTGGTGGACAGTTGGTTGACTCTCCCCAGGATGAGGCAATGGAGGCTGTGAATGACTATGACACTCTTGTCTTGCATGGAAAAGAACTGAAAGAGTGTGGGAAAATACAGGAGGCCTTAGACTGCTTAGTTAAAGCACTTGACATAAAAAGCTCAGATCCTGAAGTCATGCTCATGACTTTAAGTTTGTATAAACAACTTAATAAAACTTGAGAATAAAACCTGTTTTATAGTATTTTAGAGCAAAACTTGAGTATGAGGTAATTTGTTCCCATAATTGGATTCTTTGGGAGCATGAAGCCTTCAGGCTTAAGGTGAGAGAACTCAAAACGTGAGTTTTTGTTCTAACTTTTTTGGCAAATTTTGTATTTACCACCTGCTCCTGCTTTCCATCATACATATATTTTGGTATTCTGAGCACTAGGTTAATATTTCTTTACTCAagtattcttatatttttcttttaggcaTACTCTGTAAACTTAATAGAACTATGTTATTTCTAGAGAAGTTTTTGTAACATTACTCtggtcattttaaattttactttgagAATGTCAATTTTGTATATCACAGTCcagatattaataatattaaagttACTTTTCTCAAGCATTTTTCATTCAGTTTCTTTCACTGAGATGGTTGATATTGACAAATACATGTAAAAATCATTTAGGCGGAAGTCTGTCATTAGTATTCCAGATCTAAGACCCACTTAACATGCACTAGCATGTAGGCCGTTGGTTTACTACAGCCAGCCTGGGGTAAGGTACCTGGTGCTGGGCTGCTTTATCACTAGTGCCCTACCCTGGAGTCCCTTTGGAGACCATTTGGCCATCCATCAGTCACCACCATATCACACGTCATATCTTCAGGTTGTAGACTGAAAAGGAGTTTGGTTCCCTCCTAAAAACAAAAAGTGCAGCATAGCATTCTGTGCTCTATCACTGGAGAGTTTATCAAGTACCATCTGTGTATTAGGTACTCTGCATAGGTTTCTTGTTTAATCCCTACCGTAATCCTTTGAGGTCAAGGGtagcatttccattttttaattgaaatggcTTGGTGAGACTGTGatctgcccaagatcacacagtaagGGGTGAAATGGATTGTTAACCATGTGTTACCTAGTAACAAGCCACTATAATAACTGAGCTGCTTTTACTCACATTTCTGACACCAAATGTGGGGTTTTTCCACACCTTAGCagttctccatttctttgcagaCACCAACTGGCTATTCTACAATtgaactcaattctgacactccCTGGACTAGAGTCAAACTGCACACAGGTTTAAGGACTCACTCCCATAAGACTGCCCTCACGTCAGATGCCAGTTACTAGTATTAGGGTCCCATGTTATCCACACTTCTCTTCAGCTTGGCTACAAATGGAGGGTTCCTGAGGATGGCTGCTGCTTCAGGTTCAGTAATTTGTTTGAGCAGTGCATAGAACTTAGGAAAACCTATTATTACTGGTTTTTATAACTACAACTCAGAAACAGCCAAGTGAAAGAGATGCATGGGGCAAGGTATGGAGAATGAGGTGTGTGTGAGCTTCTGTGTCCTCTCTGGGCATGGTCACACTTCCAGCACCTtgatgtgttcaccaacctgaagctctctgaaccctgccatttagaatatttttacagAGGTTTCATTGTGTAGGCATGAttgtttaaatcatttaaatcacTGGCCATTGGTAAATAACTATTTCTAGCACCTCTCTTCTCCCTAGAGGCCAGGGGGGTGGGGCCAAGAGTTCCAAGCCACTAATTaagtctttctggtgaccagtccCCATCCTGAAGCTCTTGAGGGGTCCTCAGCCACCAATCATATCATTAACATAAAAAAGGCCAAATTACTACATAGATTCCAAGGGAGCCATGTTGCCAGTAACTAgggacaaagattttttttaatcacatacacacatatgaatgttccgtggatggaggagcctggtaggctacagtccgtggggttgcaaagagttggacacgactgagcaaattttttttctttatttctctagtttattttggagaaggaaatggcaacccactccagtgttcttgcctggagaatcccatggatggaggggcctggtgggctgtggtctatggggttacaaagagtcggacatgactaagcaactaacacacacacatatgaagcTACTTGTAAATGACATGTAGTACATGTTACtgttatatgtattataaaatatacagataGAAGCATGAAAAAGATGAGCTGAAGCTTAAATAATAGGTTACCTATTGATAGTACAAAACTTTGCTCTTACCAAAAGAAATTATTACAGGTGTCCCTCAAATCCAAGGGGGATTGCTTGCAGGATTTTCTGCAGATACTAGAgtccacagatgctcaagttgCTCATATAAAATGATGTAGTATTTACATATATCCTACATACATTCTCacatgtattatattttaaatcacctctagattacttatacagttcagttcagtcactc
This Budorcas taxicolor isolate Tak-1 chromosome X, Takin1.1, whole genome shotgun sequence DNA region includes the following protein-coding sequences:
- the ERCC6L gene encoding DNA excision repair protein ERCC-6-like, yielding MEVSRGFSEAGPLSPELAASYLRYVKEAKEATKNGDLEEALKLFNLAKDIFPNKKVMSRIQKIQEALEELAEHGDDEFIDVCNSGLLLYQELHNQLYEYQKEGVAFLYSLYRDGRKGGILADDMGLGKTVQIIAFLSGMFDASLVNHVLLIMPTSLISIWLREFVKWTPGMRVKTFHGPSKDERTRNLCRIQQRNGVIITTYQMLINNWQQLSSLNGQEFLWDYVILDEAHKIKTSSTKSAICARAIPASNRILLTGTPIQNNLQELWSLFDFACQGSLLGTLRTFKMEYENPITRAREKDATPEEKALGFKISENLMAIIKPYFLRRTKEEVQKKKSSNPEAQLSEKSPDVGAICEMPSLSRKNDLIIWIRLVPLQEEIYRKFVSLDHIKELLMETRSPLAELGVLKKLCDHPRLLSARACGLLNLGAAKFSVQDEIEGEDSSDVDHIDQISDDTLMEESGKMVFLMDLLKKLRDEGHQTLVFSQSRRILNIIERLLKNRHFKILRIDGTITHLVEREKRISLFQQNKDYSVFLLTTQVGGVGLTLTAASRVVIFDPSWNPATDAQAVDRVYRIGQKENVVVYRLITCGTVEEKIYRRQVFKDSLIRQTTGDKKNPFRYFSKQELRELFTIEDFQNSATQLQLQSLHAAQRRSDKNLDEHIAFLHSLRIAGISDHDLMYTRDLSVKEELDVIKDSHYIQQRVQKAQFLVECESQNTELLMERQKTGNEGIWLREPVYQTKKKHPEVNKPQPQPSSRLPIYHTQEEEISSLMASVIIDDLPTEGEKDLSRTKMNDTIPQDGRHPCVSTFDDDFVTTLPKGCGDVEEIFPDSLSGMVLQKEASQEGFMQESEQESPLGSFNYLPSKSASVDLGPNLDQLEDDEILHHCNPSPANPKTKEYQRRESNVSVIKIADDDLAAAHSALQDAQTNEAKLEEEPLASSAQYACDFNLFLEDSADNGQNLSSQFLEHMEKENSLCGSAANSRAQSVRSKACLSVDLSEEDDEPEIVNVKIRRKARRIDSDDEGEHTFKDTSSTNPFNTSPFPFLSVKQFDASTPKNDISPPGSFFSPKISESINKSVNSRRSLASRRSLINVVLDHVEDMEERLDNSSEAKVVEDYLEEGAEESGDEAPEHTKEDPSRETLSSENKSSQLSTSKPGALAQETSPGDPEPLSGGQLVDSPQDEAMEAVNDYDTLVLHGKELKECGKIQEALDCLVKALDIKSSDPEVMLMTLSLYKQLNKT